From Virgibacillus natechei, the proteins below share one genomic window:
- a CDS encoding TRAP transporter large permease has translation MIILFFVLIVLLFLLGVPLGFTIGLSSMVYIILADINPMIIIQQLFTGVNNSALMAIPFFILAGNLMLTGGLAQRIINLANSLIGRTTGGLAMVTILGCVFFAAISGSAVATAAALSSLMIPAMVNKGYDKDFAASVVSTASPLGAIIPPSITLIVYGSLSGSSISDLYTAGIPAGIIVGGVMLGGVYLISRKRGYKGSGKPFEIKDFGKALVNAFWALGTPIILIGGVFLGIFTPTESGVVAVVYAVIIGMFVYRELKFKELGTVIFNSAKTTATIMFIIANAYLLAYVLAYENIPSMIVSGFMNISDSALITLLIINLILLVFGMFVDTIAIIVIVVPMFLPVIETMGIDPVYFGVLVIVNTAIGMCTPPFGQTLLVTTDIVKVPLLKVSYQSMYLILALLIALVLMVLFPYIVMFPLWL, from the coding sequence ATGATAATATTATTTTTTGTTCTAATTGTACTATTATTTCTATTAGGAGTTCCCTTAGGGTTTACAATAGGCCTCTCCTCAATGGTTTATATTATACTCGCGGATATCAATCCTATGATTATCATTCAGCAGCTTTTCACAGGGGTAAATAACTCTGCTTTAATGGCGATCCCTTTCTTTATTCTTGCTGGCAATCTGATGTTGACCGGGGGACTTGCCCAACGAATCATTAATTTAGCAAATTCACTTATAGGACGTACTACAGGTGGTTTGGCAATGGTAACCATTCTGGGCTGTGTATTCTTTGCAGCTATCTCTGGGAGTGCGGTTGCAACTGCAGCAGCTTTGTCATCACTTATGATACCTGCAATGGTGAATAAGGGATATGACAAGGATTTCGCAGCGTCCGTCGTTTCAACCGCAAGTCCATTAGGAGCAATTATACCTCCAAGTATAACATTAATTGTATATGGGAGCCTCTCCGGATCTTCCATTTCAGACTTATACACTGCTGGAATTCCAGCAGGTATCATCGTAGGAGGCGTCATGCTTGGTGGAGTCTACTTAATTTCTAGAAAAAGAGGCTATAAAGGAAGCGGAAAACCTTTTGAAATAAAAGATTTTGGTAAAGCGCTCGTAAATGCTTTTTGGGCACTTGGAACACCGATCATCTTAATTGGTGGGGTTTTTTTAGGTATATTTACACCAACGGAATCTGGGGTGGTTGCAGTTGTTTATGCTGTTATTATAGGAATGTTCGTTTATCGCGAACTAAAATTCAAGGAATTAGGAACAGTGATTTTTAATTCAGCAAAAACAACAGCGACAATTATGTTCATTATTGCAAATGCCTATTTATTGGCATATGTTCTGGCATATGAAAACATTCCTAGTATGATCGTATCCGGTTTTATGAATATTAGTGACAGCGCGCTAATTACACTTCTTATCATTAATCTCATTCTCTTGGTATTTGGTATGTTTGTAGATACAATTGCGATTATCGTGATTGTTGTGCCAATGTTTTTACCAGTAATTGAAACAATGGGGATAGATCCTGTTTATTTTGGGGTGTTGGTTATTGTTAATACTGCAATTGGTATGTGTACACCACCATTTGGACAAACTTTGCTAGTAACAACGGATATAGTAAAAGTACCATTGTTAAAGGTTTCTTACCAATCAATGTACCTTATTTTAGCATTACTTATTGCTTTAGTTTTAATGGTACTTTTCCCTTATATCGTAATGTTCCCTCTTTGGTTGTAG
- a CDS encoding TRAP transporter small permease, translating into MGIVEKISYWIDLIVRNLITIFLSVMTVILTVQIIARSVFEGGAVWTDELARFLMIAMIFLGAALAVRDKSHITVSIFEEWKPSLRKWFAPFQWIAMLLYAGILVKFGLDTLEVVGPQTSSNMVISMGIVYAVLPISAAIMIIHLIARIGKDRHAEKGGNE; encoded by the coding sequence ATGGGTATTGTAGAAAAAATCAGTTATTGGATTGATCTAATTGTACGCAACCTCATTACAATTTTCTTATCAGTTATGACGGTTATATTAACCGTACAGATTATTGCACGTTCGGTATTTGAGGGTGGAGCAGTCTGGACAGATGAACTAGCAAGGTTTTTAATGATTGCAATGATATTTTTGGGGGCAGCTTTGGCAGTTAGGGACAAAAGCCATATCACTGTCTCTATATTTGAAGAATGGAAACCCTCTTTAAGAAAATGGTTTGCACCTTTTCAGTGGATTGCTATGCTTTTATATGCTGGGATTCTTGTGAAATTTGGTTTAGACACACTCGAAGTAGTCGGACCGCAGACCTCATCGAATATGGTAATATCTATGGGAATTGTATATGCAGTATTACCTATTTCTGCAGCTATCATGATTATCCACTTGATCGCCAGAATTGGCAAAGATCGTCATGCAGAAAAAGGAGGCAACGAGTAA
- a CDS encoding TRAP transporter substrate-binding protein, translating to MPQRILLAAIFSLFLFLSACGGYSNPNIETTSEAAGNPVAANVSQDPQIREDGDVITLRLGHQTPESTNYHTASLRFKELVAEKTDGKVQIEIYPFRQLGTDRELLEAMQFGTLDLGMITGPAVSGFAPETSVLDLPYLFDGWDHVNEFIGTETEDKYRAITEEVNLKTFGLMARGFRHVSTSTGPIESLDDFNGLTVRVSESPIYIEAYEALGASPQSMNFGDAYTALEQGAIDGQENTMDINDDENINDVNSHVSKTGINFAFAFLMGSKDRFESLPEDAQVAILEASEEVLTEINKENEENEAEYENVLEEKGMEINELDLDLFKEKVEGIYQNWTDQHGTDLLSEILGMTE from the coding sequence ATGCCACAAAGAATTCTTTTAGCAGCTATTTTCTCTCTTTTCCTATTTCTGTCGGCTTGCGGGGGATATTCAAACCCTAATATAGAAACAACAAGCGAAGCAGCAGGTAATCCTGTAGCAGCTAATGTTAGTCAAGATCCTCAGATAAGAGAAGATGGGGATGTTATAACACTTCGATTAGGGCATCAAACACCGGAATCAACCAATTACCATACTGCATCACTTCGGTTTAAAGAGCTTGTAGCAGAAAAAACAGATGGAAAGGTACAAATAGAAATTTACCCATTTCGTCAATTGGGAACAGATAGAGAATTACTAGAAGCAATGCAGTTTGGAACACTTGATTTAGGCATGATTACTGGTCCGGCCGTATCAGGTTTTGCTCCTGAAACATCTGTATTGGATTTACCCTATCTCTTTGATGGATGGGATCATGTAAATGAATTTATAGGTACTGAGACGGAAGATAAGTATCGTGCCATAACAGAAGAAGTGAATCTAAAAACATTTGGTCTAATGGCCAGGGGTTTCAGACATGTTTCCACGTCAACTGGACCTATTGAGAGCCTTGATGACTTCAATGGCCTTACCGTCCGTGTAAGTGAAAGCCCTATCTACATAGAGGCGTATGAAGCTCTAGGAGCAAGCCCGCAGAGTATGAATTTTGGTGACGCATATACCGCACTCGAACAAGGTGCAATTGATGGCCAGGAAAATACGATGGATATTAATGACGATGAGAATATTAATGACGTCAACAGCCATGTATCTAAGACAGGCATCAATTTTGCATTCGCTTTCCTAATGGGCAGTAAAGATCGTTTTGAATCTTTGCCAGAAGATGCTCAAGTTGCAATACTTGAAGCCAGTGAAGAAGTGCTGACAGAAATAAATAAAGAAAACGAAGAAAATGAAGCGGAATATGAGAATGTTTTGGAAGAAAAAGGGATGGAAATTAATGAATTGGATTTAGATCTATTTAAAGAAAAAGTGGAAGGCATTTATCAAAATTGGACTGACCAACATGGGACTGACCTGTTAAGCGAAATTTTAGGTATGACAGAATAA
- a CDS encoding 4-hydroxybenzoate 3-monooxygenase — MRTKVGIIGAGPAGLMLSHLLHLQGIDSVIIERKSREQVENTVRAGVLEQGTIDLLNETGVGDRMMELGQPHKGIEFQFSGKRHRIDFEKLTGGKEIMIYPQHEVLKDLISARLEVGGKILFNADNVSLHDIDTTEPKICFQHNGENQELVCDFIAGCDGYHGPSRKAIPKEYLHESEYTPPFGWLGILTETPPASDELIYTYHERGFALLSTRSPNVQRYYLQVDPSDDISNWSDERIWSELHARVDLDGWTLEEGPITQKNIVTMRSFMCETMQYGRLYIAGDAAHIVPPTGAKGMNLAIGDVQVLAEGLKHFYETNSDVLLDQYSDACVRRGWKAQRFASQMTNLLHHNHQKTTFEHGVQLAELEHISSSTAASSTIAENYADLKVDIPRVASGAHK, encoded by the coding sequence ATGCGTACAAAAGTAGGGATTATTGGTGCAGGTCCTGCAGGGCTTATGCTGTCACATTTATTACATTTACAAGGAATTGATTCCGTTATCATTGAAAGAAAATCAAGGGAGCAGGTTGAGAACACAGTTCGCGCTGGAGTATTGGAACAGGGGACGATCGATTTATTGAATGAAACAGGTGTTGGGGACCGGATGATGGAATTAGGACAGCCCCATAAAGGAATTGAGTTTCAGTTTAGTGGAAAGCGTCACAGGATTGATTTTGAAAAACTTACAGGTGGAAAAGAAATTATGATTTATCCGCAACATGAAGTTCTCAAAGATTTAATTTCGGCAAGATTGGAAGTGGGGGGCAAGATTCTGTTTAATGCAGATAATGTAAGTTTGCATGATATTGATACAACGGAACCCAAAATTTGTTTCCAACATAATGGAGAAAATCAAGAATTAGTGTGCGATTTTATTGCTGGGTGTGATGGATATCACGGACCAAGTAGAAAAGCAATTCCAAAAGAGTATTTACACGAATCGGAGTATACTCCCCCATTTGGATGGTTAGGTATTTTAACAGAAACTCCACCAGCAAGTGATGAATTAATTTATACGTATCACGAGCGTGGGTTTGCTTTACTTAGTACACGGTCACCAAATGTACAACGCTATTATCTGCAGGTTGATCCATCTGATGATATCAGCAACTGGTCGGATGAGCGGATTTGGTCTGAACTTCACGCGAGAGTTGATTTAGATGGCTGGACTTTGGAAGAGGGTCCGATCACCCAAAAAAACATAGTTACCATGAGGAGTTTTATGTGTGAAACGATGCAATATGGTCGTCTTTATATTGCGGGAGATGCCGCTCATATTGTTCCACCAACGGGGGCAAAAGGAATGAACCTTGCAATTGGTGATGTACAGGTACTAGCAGAAGGATTAAAGCATTTTTATGAAACGAATAGTGATGTATTACTTGATCAATACTCGGACGCTTGTGTTCGTCGTGGCTGGAAAGCACAAAGGTTTGCTAGTCAAATGACTAATTTACTTCATCACAATCATCAGAAAACAACTTTTGAGCATGGCGTCCAGCTTGCTGAATTGGAGCATATATCTTCATCAACTGCTGCTTCAAGTACGATAGCTGAAAATTACGCTGATCTAAAAGTTGACATACCAAGGGTGGCCAGTGGAGCACATAAATAG
- a CDS encoding amidohydrolase family protein — protein MFDLHTHFIPNDVLSWLRENKKKVNAKWVTKFDDKHEFLVVNEKWGFELKPAFYDFSVFKQESALAGITHSVISPIPQLFMYDFDDGITSEVSQVYNSSLVKLVNDSPDTISALGTLPLTNPEQAASTLNKAMHQGLKGAIIGPGLDDKPLSDEFFTPLFEEANRLKAILFIHPLLSTDPRIKSKKMPNLIGVPWETTVCATDILLSGLIDKYPDVRILFAHGGGFLPYQIGRLDKGYEQWDQVSSNLQAPPSEYLKRFWYDSALWNQESLEFLTKTVGENRVVPGSDFPFDLSVWPPESKTDRGVHSLLG, from the coding sequence ATGTTCGACTTGCATACACATTTTATACCCAATGATGTTTTATCTTGGCTTAGAGAAAACAAAAAAAAGGTTAATGCGAAATGGGTGACAAAATTTGATGACAAGCATGAATTCTTGGTAGTCAATGAAAAATGGGGGTTTGAATTAAAGCCTGCCTTTTATGATTTTTCAGTATTCAAACAGGAATCAGCATTAGCAGGAATTACACATTCCGTTATTTCACCGATTCCTCAATTATTCATGTATGATTTTGATGACGGCATTACATCAGAGGTTTCGCAAGTCTACAATTCTTCATTGGTTAAGTTAGTAAATGATTCACCTGATACAATTTCTGCTTTAGGAACTTTACCACTGACAAATCCAGAACAAGCTGCAAGCACACTGAATAAAGCGATGCATCAAGGATTAAAGGGTGCTATCATTGGGCCTGGGCTAGATGACAAGCCACTTTCAGACGAATTTTTTACACCTTTATTTGAAGAAGCCAACAGACTGAAGGCTATTTTATTCATTCACCCACTTTTAAGTACGGACCCACGAATAAAGTCAAAAAAAATGCCGAATCTTATTGGGGTCCCTTGGGAAACCACGGTTTGTGCAACCGATATTCTGTTAAGTGGTTTAATTGACAAGTATCCTGATGTAAGAATTCTATTCGCTCATGGTGGGGGGTTCCTTCCCTATCAAATTGGCAGGCTTGATAAAGGATATGAGCAGTGGGATCAGGTCTCATCCAACTTACAGGCGCCACCATCAGAATACTTAAAAAGGTTCTGGTATGATTCCGCTTTATGGAATCAGGAAAGTTTAGAGTTTTTAACTAAAACTGTTGGCGAAAATCGCGTAGTACCTGGGTCCGACTTTCCCTTTGATTTAAGTGTTTGGCCACCGGAATCTAAGACTGATAGAGGTGTTCATTCTCTGTTGGGATAG
- a CDS encoding VOC family protein yields the protein MQILNKLKNLFEILWDVEYCNVPSREKSLLKNRPQKRPLRGVPTRRLDHVNIMASDVEPNQNFLQNELGFNLRELKLGEEKTQIGAWLSVSNLVHEIAMVRDASGQKGRLHHVAFWYGYPQHLFDIADLCADYGIEIEMGPGKHGTTQAYFLYIYEPGGNRIELFGDSGYLIFDPDWETVVWDVSNKSDLEKSSIWFEPRLPESFYNYGTPSVQPVKQTIK from the coding sequence ATACAGATACTGAATAAACTAAAGAACCTATTTGAAATCTTATGGGATGTTGAGTACTGTAACGTTCCCTCGAGGGAAAAGAGCTTACTAAAAAATCGCCCTCAAAAACGCCCTTTAAGAGGAGTACCGACACGACGTCTTGATCATGTCAACATCATGGCTTCCGATGTTGAGCCCAATCAAAATTTCTTGCAAAATGAACTCGGCTTCAATCTGAGAGAATTAAAACTGGGTGAAGAAAAAACTCAAATAGGGGCATGGTTAAGTGTGTCCAATCTCGTTCATGAAATTGCCATGGTACGTGATGCCTCCGGACAAAAGGGTCGACTTCATCACGTGGCTTTTTGGTACGGATATCCGCAGCATTTGTTTGACATTGCAGATCTTTGTGCCGATTACGGGATTGAAATCGAGATGGGGCCTGGTAAACATGGGACGACCCAAGCATATTTTTTATATATTTACGAACCTGGTGGTAATCGTATAGAGCTTTTTGGAGATTCGGGGTATCTCATCTTTGATCCGGATTGGGAAACAGTTGTATGGGATGTTTCCAATAAATCAGACCTTGAAAAAAGCTCGATATGGTTCGAACCAAGACTTCCGGAAAGTTTTTATAATTACGGGACTCCAAGTGTGCAACCTGTAAAACAAACCATTAAATAA
- a CDS encoding ketopantoate reductase family protein, whose translation MKIVVIGSGAMGMLFGSRLALHGYDITMVDVVPAVIEKLNNQGLYLEGDDGDHLIPIKAAFAEDINEEVDLAILLTKAIYSRSALESAKKFLGKDTHVLTLQNGLGNIELISEYVPHDHIIAGVTNYPSDVKGIGHISSHGSGYTKIMSANGEENKMLYIINDALQDAGLNSQIAPDVMVSIWEKVAFNAAINATTAVCRIPCGGMAVTEQGKYLAYTIAKEAVAVANAHGVAASEETVINSLTESIEFHKDHFTSMSADIINKRKTENEFINGGIVKKAQEVNMEVPYTEALYDLICTIENTYNMQKLNTDTE comes from the coding sequence GTGAAAATAGTAGTTATTGGTTCCGGTGCAATGGGAATGCTTTTTGGAAGCAGATTAGCACTGCACGGTTATGATATTACGATGGTTGATGTTGTTCCAGCTGTTATAGAAAAACTAAATAACCAAGGTTTATATCTAGAAGGTGATGATGGAGATCATTTGATTCCTATCAAGGCTGCATTTGCAGAAGATATAAATGAAGAAGTAGATTTGGCCATTTTACTTACAAAAGCAATCTATTCAAGATCTGCTTTAGAGTCGGCAAAAAAATTCTTGGGTAAAGACACTCATGTGCTAACTCTTCAAAATGGATTAGGGAATATCGAATTAATCAGTGAATATGTTCCACACGATCATATTATTGCCGGGGTTACAAATTATCCAAGTGATGTCAAGGGAATAGGACATATCAGTTCACATGGTTCAGGATATACAAAAATTATGTCCGCAAATGGCGAAGAAAATAAAATGCTGTATATCATTAATGACGCACTTCAAGATGCAGGTCTAAATAGTCAAATTGCTCCAGATGTAATGGTATCTATTTGGGAAAAAGTTGCTTTTAATGCTGCAATTAATGCAACCACAGCTGTGTGCAGAATACCATGTGGGGGAATGGCTGTTACAGAACAAGGGAAATATCTTGCTTATACAATTGCAAAAGAAGCTGTTGCAGTTGCAAATGCTCACGGCGTAGCTGCTTCAGAGGAAACAGTAATAAATAGTTTAACAGAATCAATTGAATTTCATAAAGACCATTTTACATCCATGTCTGCAGATATTATTAATAAAAGAAAAACAGAAAATGAATTTATTAACGGTGGAATTGTTAAAAAGGCTCAAGAAGTAAATATGGAGGTTCCATATACTGAGGCATTGTATGACTTAATCTGTACAATTGAAAATACGTATAATATGCAAAAACTAAATACAGATACTGAATAA
- a CDS encoding aldehyde dehydrogenase family protein: MYKEHFEDVINGPVINEKQIKRIQNLIETAKKEGATVALEGERVGNVITPYVLTNVTNNSTIAKEEIFGQALSAISFDTEEEALELANDTEFGLSSAVFTTDLEKGISFARKVESGMTHVNEQTVKDEETMPFGGEKASGLEHYNDEWALEEFTTVKWISVQKKKENIFFEMD, from the coding sequence ATATACAAGGAGCATTTTGAAGATGTTATCAATGGACCTGTTATTAATGAAAAACAGATAAAAAGAATTCAGAATTTAATTGAAACAGCAAAGAAAGAAGGAGCGACTGTTGCGTTAGAAGGAGAACGGGTAGGAAATGTAATAACTCCTTACGTCCTTACAAATGTGACCAATAATTCTACGATTGCAAAGGAAGAAATATTCGGACAGGCCCTTTCCGCTATCTCTTTTGATACTGAAGAAGAAGCTCTTGAATTAGCAAATGATACTGAGTTTGGACTAAGTTCTGCCGTATTTACAACTGATTTAGAAAAAGGAATATCATTTGCTAGAAAGGTAGAAAGTGGTATGACACATGTTAATGAGCAAACGGTAAAGGATGAGGAAACAATGCCATTTGGCGGCGAAAAGGCTTCAGGTCTTGAGCACTATAATGACGAATGGGCTTTAGAAGAATTTACAACTGTAAAATGGATTTCCGTTCAAAAGAAGAAAGAAAATATCTTTTTTGAAATGGATTAG